A stretch of DNA from Gimesia chilikensis:
TCCAGTCTTTCCAGCGCACCGCCTGATCGTAGCGGGCTCGGCAGTGGCCGTAGTCCCAGTACAGAAAGTCATGTTTCTCAGGCAGCGGTTTTCCCTGAAGCGTCTGCACGAGGGAGACGCCGTCGAGTTCTTTAGGAACCGGGGCAACCGCCAGTTCCGTAAATGTGGGCAGCATATCCTGGAAGGCGATGACTTCCTCATTAACTGTGTCTGCAGGAATCACGCCGGGCCAGCGGGCAATCAGAGGCACGCGGATGCCTCCTTCGGTGAGATCCCGTTTAAAACCCCGTAAGGGTCCGTTCGTCTGGAATCGTTTGGGAACTCCTTTATGTCCGCCATTATCGCTGGTGAAGATGATCAGCGTTCGCTCGCGTAGCTGGAGCTCATCCACCAGACGCATGATTCGTCCCACATCGCGATCCAGCCGATGGATCATCGCGGCATATTTTTTCGATTTGGCATCCCAGTCCCGGTCGGAGTAAGGTTCGGTCGAAGGGACTGCCAGCCCGTGCGGATCTTCCTCCTTCGCGGAGAAGTGGGGTACGGTATAAGCGGCATACAGGAAGAAGGGATCCGCAGTCGAAGTGCGAATGAATTTCAAAGCGCGATCGGTCAGCAGATCGTGACTGTATTGCTGACGCGATTCCCGGTTCCCCGTCAGCTCCAGGCGGCCTTCGTTATCGTCCAGGTACTCGGTGAAATAATAATGCGCGTGATCCTGGTTCAGATAGCCGAACCACATATCGAATCCCTGGTTCGTAGCTTGACCGACCGTGCCTGCATCGCCGAGCGACCATTTCCCCACGCCGCCACAGCGATAACCTGACTTCTTCAACACCTCAGCGATCGTTACATCGTCCGCCTGCAGGTAGGTCGGATAGTGGGGGATATTGTCCCGCGCAGGCGTATGCCCGTTATGCAGCCCGGTCATCAAGACGGCCCGTGAAGCCGTGCAAACCGAGGCCCCCGCGTAAGCCTGCGTGAACCGCATTCCCTGGGCGGCCAGCTGATCGATGTGCGGTGTCTGGATCAGTTTCTGTCCGTAGCAACCCAGATCACCATACCCCAGATCATCGGCCATGATGAAAATGATATTCGGACGCTGCTGCTCTGCGGCCTGTACCGCAGTCGGCACACTGAGCAGACAGATCATCAGCCAGAACACTACGGAGGCAAACGGAAATCGCAGTCCGCCGCTGATATTAGTGTTTAAGTTTCTGAGCGCTCGTATCGACATCCGCTTCCCATCCCTTCAAAGCCTGGTTCAGTTTGTTAACGATTTCCGGATGCGCCACTGCCTGGTTCTGCTGTTCGCCGAGATCGGTTTCCAGATTGAACAGTTCGCGGCGCTGATTGGTGACGCACAGTTTCCACTTCCCACTGCGCACCGCGCTGCGATTTCCCATCCGCCAGAACAGACTACGGTCGGCCAGCTTCTGTTTGCCCTGCCAGAGCGGTGCCAGATCGACGCCGTCAGTCTGGTAATCCACATCGGGAATCCCTGCGATGCTGGCGAAGGTCGGGAGCAGATCAATGGAATGCGCGGTCTGATCTGTGACGCCGGGACGAATGGTGCCCGGCCAGGACATCAGACAGGGCACGCGATGCCCGCCTTCGTACAACGTCCCCTTTTGACCGCGGAGGGGGCCATTGCTGGAGATGTGCTGAAACTGTTTTCCATAGTTGAGATAGCCGCCATTATCCGAAGAGAAAATGACGAGCGTGTTCTTTTCCAGTTGCAGGCGCTGGAGCGCGGCCATAATTTGTCCCACACTCTGGTCCAGCGATTCAATCATCGCCCGCGTATGCGGACTGACATTTCCCGGCTCGGGAATGATGCCCCATTTGTCCGCATGGTATGACTGTCCCGCTTGCCGATGAGGCGGATCGTTCGGTCCCTGCCAGGGAAAGTGTATCGCCAGATGAGGCACATAAAGAAAGAAGGGCCGCTCGCGATTGGCTTCGATAAACTCTACGCTATACCTGCTCAACAGGTCGGCGGTGTAACCTTTTTCCATCTGGATCGCATTGTTGTGCCACCAGTCCTCATTGCCCGAACGATCGACGTGCGTGTGATGATCGCCGTCTCCCGAGGCCAGACCTCGAAACACATCAAAACCCTGACTGGTGGGCAGCCAGGGGGGCTGGTAACCCAGATGCCACTTCCCGAAACAGGCTGTCGCGTAACCCCGCTGCTTCAGCAACTCGGCCATCGTCAGTGCCTGATGGGGGAGACCGATGTCGCGATCTGCTTTGCCTGAGAGGGCGCCTTCAAACTCGGTACCAAATCGCTGTTGATACTGCCCCGTCAACATCGCGGCCCGGGTCGGCGTGCACATGGCGCCGGCAGAATGGAAGTCCGTAAATTTCAAGCCACCCGCGGCCAGGCGATCGATGTGAGGCGTCTGGACCTGTTTGTTTCCATAACAGGCCAGGTCACCGTAGCCGAGATCATCGGCCAGGATCAACACAATATTCGGCGGTTGTTGCTCGGCAGCCTGAGAAACCAGGCCAGTCAACACATAACATACCGCGATCAGCAGAAACATAAGAGGAGAGCGCATGACGTCTTAGATTCCAACGAAACAGCAGGGAGTGAATTCAATATCCGTGCTCTTCACTATAGCGGCAGTCCCTCATCAATCACAACTTAAAACCGTGACAGAGAGGCAGGGCTGCATCTGACATGGTTTACTGCCACTCTCAGGGTAGAATCGCAAACACGCGTGCCGGGAAGCCTGAGCCTCCTTTGGGTTTGGGAAACGTGACCACCGCCAGGGCTCCCGATTCGGGCAGTTGATCCAGGTTCGTTAACAGCTCAATCTGATAATGATTCTGGCTCAGAATGTAGGTCTCCAGGGAATAGTCGTCCTGCGATGTGGCAACACCCGGATCCGTGTCGGTGGTTTCATGCCCCGAAGCGGTGATGCCACGCTCTTCGTAGAGGTACTGCAACACCTCCCGGCTCCAACCCGGATAGTGGGCGATGCCGGCCTGGTCTCTGTTGTGCATGGCAGCATCATCGGGCCAGCGTTTTGACCAGTCGGTCCGCATCACGGCAAATGCGTTTGGGGGGAACCGGTCCATACTTCGCCTCCCACTGGCGGATATCGTCCATCGTAATCGTGTAATCGGGATTCTGTTCTACCGCGGCATGCACGTCAAATAACACCAGCGGCATGATCATTTCTTTGACATCGATCTGATCCAGCGTGCGGCCCCCTTTGACAAAGTGCGCGGGAGGATCGGCGTGCGTCCCCCACTGACCAACGTGACAATACAGCTGCGCGAAGAATCCGCTGCCCAGCGTGTCGGGCTGTTTGTCATACCAGTAGATGGTCTTCACCGTTTCATTGGGAAAGCCGGGCCAGTGTGGAATCCCCGGCTCAAAAGCATGCGTCAGATCGACGAACTTCTTCTGCTGCAGCACCTCATACGCCTGCGTCAGAGTGATCTCTGCCACCGCGTCCGCCTCTGGAGCGACAGCCTTCTCTCCGCAACCAGAGAGACACAGGGTCAGATAAAACAAGATCACCAGCGGATAGAGACAACCAGGGCAGGAGATTCTCATGAGATTGGTTCCCGTTTCAGATCAGAAGGGATTCGACTCCCCGATTGTCCGGAATGACCCCGCACCGCACAAGCACTTTTATCAAATCAAGTCACCCGGATGCTCAAACAGCCCTTTAGTGATTTAGACAGCATATCGGATTCTTCGGTACGGACTCCGATTCCCCTAAGGGGTTTCTTTCCAGCGATTAAAACCAGTACACTGAATAAAACTTGAATCCAGACTACCATTCATCTTTCTGGCTACAACAGGGGATCTCGCATGCTCATCAACCTGAATGTCTCCCGGTATTTCGCTGCCATCTGTTTCTTCATCTGCTGCCTGTTCCTTCTCTACTGCGAACAAACAGTCCAGGCAGCCGACCAGAGTGCCAACATTACGCGACTGTCCGAAATCCTACCTGATAAGCCATGGCTCGAACGACGTAAAGAGATCCAGCGACGCTGGCTGGAACTTCTGGGACCTTTTCCCGATAAAGTACTCCCGCTTGAAAGCAAGCTGGAAGAGGTAGAACAGAAAGATGGTCTGACTCGTTATCATGTCAGTTTTCAGACCGAAGCAGATGACCGGGTCACCGGCTGGCTGCTGGTTCCGGATGAGGCAAAGAATAAACCGACTCCCGCGATCATCTGTATTCACAGCACAACCTGGGGCTCGGGAAAAGATGCCACCATCGGGCTTTCGGGGCGCCGTCCCGTCGATCCGCCACGCGACCCGCAGGTGGGAGCCGCCTATGGATTGACTCTGGCCCAGCATGGCTTTGTCACACTGAGCATCGATCTGCTGACCGATGGCGAACGCATCGATCCCCGGCATCGAGTGATGGATACCCGACCGTTTTATCAAAAGCACCCGGAATGGTCGATCGTGGGCAAGAATACATGGGATATTATGCGCAGCGTCGATTTTCTGCAAACGCTGGACTTTGTCGACCACGGCCAGATCGGTTGTACGGGCTGGTCGCTGGGAGGACACACGGCCCTCTTTGCGGCGGCCTTTGACGAGCGGATCACTGCCACCGTCAGTAACGGCGGTGTTCTGGACTGGTGGCGACAGACGGCGGCGTGGTCCCGCAAACCATCCAGTTGGACTCCCTGGCGCAAGGGCATCGATGCGCCTACCAGCAGTAAAAAACTGGAACGCCGATTTGGTTTCAAAACCAATAGTGGCCCTTATGTCTATATCAAAAGTTTTCGCCCGTATATCGACGATCCCACCAGGCAGATTCCGATCGACTTTGACAGCCTGATGGCCCTGGTCGCGCCGCGTCCCCTGCTGATCATCTCGACGGAACACGAATTCTATCGGCACCGGTTCTTCCCCAAAGCACAACAGACACTGGAAATCTACGCCAACTGGAAAGATGCAGACGGTCTGCCCAGCGTCCTCAAAGCCAGACAGGAGCGACGGGGCTATGCAGAGACACTCGAATACTATGGAACGCAACACCTGATGAAGCCGGAAAAAATTGAGCGGCAGCTGGGAGAATTCGGAGCAGGGGACTGCTTCAGCTGGTTTTCATTTCCGGGTGGTCACAGCTTTCCGGGTGTTGCCCGCAGGATGACCTTCGCCTGGTTTGATCGCTGGCTGGGTCGGACCCTGTATTGAAACAGGGAGAGACAGATCAGGTTGGTGAAATGGTATCTCAATCCTTCGCAGGTCTTACTTTGTCCCACAATTCCAGCAGCAGAAAGTACGGAACTGCCATGATCATAGAGAACAACAGCAGCTGGATCATTTCTTTGACTTCGATCTGAATCATCTCTGGTCTCGGACTTTAGAAGTTATATTGCAGCCAGCTGAAAATAAATTTGCTCTCCGTTGATTTTCCTGCAATGATGCGCTCTCTACAAGTATTTATTGCTCCCGGAAGCAGTACCGACTTCAGGAAAGAAAAGTGAAAGGTAATCTGATGAGTTGCAGAACCAGCCTGGGTAACTTTTGTTTGCTGACAGCATTTGCTTTCTCCCTGTCATGCGGAGCTCGTTTGTTCGCTCAATCAGAGCCGACCGCGCCTGTGGTGATCGAATTGAATGACGAGTACTTTGATCCGGAAACGGGGATCCTGAAAGTCCATGTGACTCTGCAAAATCAACAGAACATTCCCATCTATCTGGTGGCAAACCAGTGGACTTTTCTCAAAGGAGCCCCCGGCAGTAATACTCATCATTTGACGGTGCAGAGACAGAAAGACCTGCTCATTTTCGATTTATCACACCTGCCAGTCACCGAACGTTTCTGGAATGCCATCCACGAGGTCGGCCTGATCTTGATGGTATTACAGTCAAACCATCAAGATCAGGCCGCACAGAAGCCATCATTTTGTGCTGGCATTTCAACTTCCGCTCCAGCTGAGTTGGGAATTATCCGATGTCGACATAGTCAACGTGCCTGAGCATCCTGTGAAAGTGCAATTCCGATTTGGCTGGGCGCGGGAAGACATGGAGGATTTTGTTCAAAGAGAACTATTGCCGAAAACATCCCCTGCTAAAATTGAGTCGCCCAAGTTCACGGCCAGACAGGCGCATCAACAAAACCAGAAACGGCTGAAGCTTGAGGAAAAACGAATTTTGACAGAGTGGCAGCACACCGTATTGAGTGATCCAATGACGGTCGACTTGACTCCTGCAAACGACTGAATGGGCAAACGCGCTTCCCGATTCCGCAGAAGGCTCCCTGATGACGAACTCACCACTTCGCAAGAAAATCGGTTACACAGTGCTGATTCTCCTGGTTCTGGTTGTGGCATTTGATCAGTTCCTGCGCTATTGTCAGAGTCGCCTTGAACCTTATAACGGCGATCCCCCGCTCAAAAACACGATGAAAATGTTGGGGCTGGCATTCCATAATTTTCAAGAGCAACATGGTTCACTGCCAGGCAACATCAGGGACGCATCGACGGGCCAGAACCTGCTCAGTTGGCGAGTGCTTCTGCCTGAAGAAGTGGGCGAGACGCTGCCTGGTTATCAAAATTCCGAACCGTGGGACGCCCCCGACAATCGCGAGCTGACGGGCTTTCTTCCCGATCTGTATCAACATGCGGGCAATGGCTGGCCGGTCACTCTGAGTGACCAGCGTGTGGCAGGCCTGACGAGTGCCTTGGGGGTGAAAAATCCAAGCGGCAATTGGAACGGCACAGACCCGGACAGCGAGCCGGTGCTTTATATTAACAACAAAGCGGTCCTTTGCATCGGCGTCGCTGCAGCGGAACGCGTCCCCTGGACAAAACCCGTCGATTATTCGATCTCCGAGGTAATCGAACAGCTGCAGCAGGACCAGGGCAGTACCTCACCCACGATCCTATTCGCCCTCTTCGCAGACGGCTACGTCATCCCGCCCCCGTTCACCTGGAAGCTGAACGAGCCTGAATAATCATAGGCAACATGCTGAAAGTGACATTTCATTTCCGGACAGGTCTCAGTTTGTCCCATAATTCCAGCAGTAGAAAGTATGGGACTGCGATGATCATGGAGAACAACAGCAACAGCAGCATGACCGGTGCGAGCAAAAGACTCAGGCAGATACTAAGTGTCTCCATCAGCTTTCCCGGGGGTTGATAGACCCTTGTGTCATCCAGCTCACGCTCGTACTGAATTGCTTCCTCGTAGAGAAAGACGACGTACTCAATGTACTCCTGCAGGCTGTCAGCATCGGGCAGGGGGTTCCCTGCTGCATCCTCCGGGTACTCACCAGGATGTGGGCCGCCCATATAGACGGGAACAGCAGAGGACTGAGTGTCGATCGCGTACACGTCTCCATTCCCATTTTCGCCAATGACAAAATAGTGGGGTGGAAAAAACATGCGCACGTACTCCGCCTGGTCTACATTCATCCGGACCAGCGATTCCTGGTTATGAGTAAGCAGCTCCAGTTCTTCGACGCCGAGTGTCGCCGCCAGTTCCTTTAACCGTTGCGGATAATTTAGCAACAGCTCCCGATAAGTGGTCGGCAATATACAGCCGGTCTCGGTTTCCAGTTCCTGGATTTCGGTTTCGGTCATGCGGTGAGCTCGAAGAACGTAATGCGATTTCGCATGTCTCAGGTAAAGAAAACCAGTGGCATGCACGTGAGGGAGCGGGTATAAACAATTTGCTGCTCCGCCTATTCTAACATTCACTCCAGCGGGATCGAAATTATCGGCATGGATATTTCTTTGGGTGACATTTTATTTCGCACAATGAATCCGCCGACTATGGAGGCGCAGATTTTTGCTTTTGAATGATGGCTTTCGAAATACGACCAGCGAATTTCGCTGAGGTTCCCGTCAAAGTGATTGAAGGCAATGCTCACCTTGAGGTTACGAGCCCCCCTGATACGTTACAATGAAGTACTCAAGGTCTGCAGACAGGAACACTGAGATGTCAACAGAGACTCCCCCCGTCAAACCCAGCCGTCTTCGCCAGCTCTCAGGCGTGGTGAGCCTGGGTGTTCTGTTTGCCCTCTCATACTGGGTGATGGGCTACATCATGGTGTCGCCTTACAACGCCCATGACTACCTGCTACGAATCGTCTTTTCAGCACTTCCGCTGGGAGTGCCGGTCCTGCTCTATCAATGGGTTACCATCCGCCGCGCCGAACCGGCGGTCATGCTCTGGGGCGCTTACGCGGGAGTCTGGCTGCTGTTACTCTTACAGGGACAGTACGGGAGCAATTATGTCACCGTTCTACTTTTGTTGTTATTTGTCGGCTGTTCTTTCGTGGTCTTTCTCGTTGCGACATTTCTGTTGAGCGCAGACATCCGGGACCGCCGCTTCCAGGGTACCACGCTGCTGGCGAACCTGGTAATCCTGTTCGCCAGCGGACAGGTCCTGGTAGAGATTGTGTTTAACCCCATCGTGATCTGAAGAACTCAAAGCGACTGCCACAACAGTCGGCTGCTCATCCGCATTCCGCTCGGCTACACACTCACACAGCTCCGCATCTGTACTTTTTCACACAACCTACTCTTTTGCAATTAATTTGTATTTAATATTGACTTTCACAATTGTTTTGCAACAATATTTCTATTGTCTAAATGAGACGCTCTGTTTTAACTGATCACCCTTTGCCCCTGGAGTCCTGACGATGTACAGAGAGAACTCCACCCGCCAAACAACACTTACCCGCCACGGATTTACTTTAATCGAACTACTGGTCGTGATTGCGATCATCGCGATCCTGATTGCCCTGCTTCTGCCTGCAGTCCAACAGGCACGGGAAGCCGCTCGACGTAGCCAGTGCAAAAACAACCTGAAGCAGATCGGAATTGCGCTGCACAACTATCATGATGTGCATTCGGTCTTTCCTCCTGGATGGGTCGGCGTTGTGAGTCGTCAGCCGAACGTCGGAGGCGAGAGTGGCTTTTCCTGGGGCACGATGATTCTTCCCTACATCGATCAGGCAAATCTCTACAATCAGTTCAATTTCAGTCTGGCTATGGACGTCGCCCCCAATCGAGCTTTGCTCAGCCAGCGATTGACCGTTTTCCAGTGCCCCAGCGATCCCAAACCTGATACCTTCATGGCGGAAGACCGCAACGCCGCACAGGTTCAGATGGCAACCGCCAACTATGCAGCTGTGTTCGGTTCGGTCGAACTGGATGACTGTTACACGGTCTCGCCGGGAACGCCTCCGCTATCCGCGCAGGGACAATGTGTGAGTAACGGCATTTTCTATCACAACAGCAAAGTCCGCATGCGGGACATTACCGACGGTACGAGTAACACACTGATGGTGGGGGAGCGAACCACCTACAACGATCCCGTAGAGGGTCCCTGGTACGGCACCTGGTCTGGAGCACTCCCGCTGACAGACGATGCCCCGGCCCGCGTGATCGGTCACGCAGAGCACCTGCCCAATGGTGGTGACGATCCCGAAGACTTTGGCAGCTTCCATGTCGGCGGTGCCCACTTTATCCTGGGAGATGGACACGTCAGATTTCTGAGCGAAAATATGAATCAGGAAATCTTCGAAGCCCTGGGGACACGGGCAGGAGGCGAAGTCATCGGCGAGTTCTGATCACTTCTGTGGCTGGTGGGGCGCCTTGCATGAAATAGTCCCGCCAGCACATCTGGAACTCTGATTCTACAGTTCTACCGTCAGCGCCCGACGTACGTCATCACCCAGAACCGGACGGTCAAAGTCATCCTTGTAGATGTATGCTGTCGCCAGCATCAGCCACCCGAGCATATAGGGCATTCCGCCTCCACAGCTCATCCCGCCACCATCGCCGCCTCTGCGGAAGCCAGGCTCGTGAATCGCTTCCCACTGCCAGGGATTATTCGCGATGGTGAGACCAAAGGCATTGGGTCCGCTTTGCAGCCAGCCCCGGTCTTCTGAAGGGCTCCAGTCCATCGGGGCATCCTCTCCCCAGCGATAGAGAGTTCTCACGCCCGCGCCGCAGGCATATTCCCATTCATCCGAGGTCGGCAATCTGAAGCCCTGGGATGCCAGTTGGGCGCGCGCTCTGGCATGATGTGGAAATGGTGCAGACTCATCAACAGCAGCGCCTTTGAGCTTCTGATCTACCAGTCGTTTTATTTTTGTTTCCAGCAGAAACGCATCCAGGGAAACGTCGCGAGGCGGCGTCATGATTTCTTCGAGATAGTCATCGAACGACATCGGCGTCTCGAATTCTTCCAGTGCTATTTCCCACAGTTCTACCTGTTCCGAAGTGAGCGGAAAGGGGCGTTCCCACTCATAGCCGAGCTGAACCGTGTCTCCCGGAATGAGTACGAATTCGGAGTTGTCATAATTGAAAACCGCCAGCGAATTTTCCTGACCCTGGTATTGAAAGGTTCTGATGCCCGAAAAAGCAAAGGGAACAGGCAGTGATCTGCGCACCTCGAGAGCCAGATCAACCCGCTCTGAGTTGGTGAGTCTGTTCCATGTTTCGCGATGAATGGTCATGAAGTTCCGCCGTTGCTCACCGTGTCTGCATTCTGATTTTCACCTGTCCGTCGACGAAGCGGGTATTCCAGAAACAGACCGACTACAGCCAGGCACAGAAGTAACGGATAGGTCCAGCCCAGGTGCACACCGAGCAGGATCCGAAAGAAAGAAAGTCCATCGACATACAGATACGAACAATATAATACCGCAGCGAAGATCAGAAAGGAAAACCAGACCACGGACTGCCTGATTTTACCGGGAGAGCAGCAGATCAGCCCCAAAGCAATCAGGGCGGCACACAGATTCGAAAACGCAAAGATCCGCAGGTCGGCAATCAGTGCCGCCAGCGTCTGATCGTAATACGTCCGGATCCTCTCCTTGGTCTCGCTGACTTTTCGGAGCAGGGGATTCAATCGCTGCGGAGCCGGTGGCAGTTTTTTCTGACGCGTCAGATTGGCAATATAAGCAGCAGGATCGTTGCGGTATTCCTGGATCTGCTGATTGATGGCGGCTTCCTGATCGTCGTTCAACAGTTTTTTGATCAGCGGCGAACGCATGCCCTCTTCCACCGCATCAACCAGAGGCAGGGAGTAGGCAATCGTCTTTTCCGTCACGAACTGACGCGCCAGCCCCTCCAGGTGCTGCTGCCCCACAAAAGTGTAGATCAGGAACCCCACAAAGAACACCGCCACGAAGACATTGAGACCCAGTGTGAGCTGTCGCATGAGGTTGCCTGCCTCTTTGGTTTCTTTGAGCGCTACCATTCTGATTATTGCGGCGGAGCGTTGTCCGGCACCAGTTCCAGGTTGATAATCCGTTCGCGGGGAATCAGCAGTGGTGCATCCAGGCTGTCAATTCGTTTGAATTCCACCCAGTCCTCGAACACGACCACCCGTCCGATCGGTTTAAGCGGTTTTGATGGATCCCGTTTCCTGGCACTAGAAAACCCTGTGACATTATCCAGGCCTTTCTGCCACTGAATCGAGCTGACGCCACCCCGATAAATGACCGTATGTTCTGACGACGCTCGATCAGAATAGTACGCAGCTCCTGCACCGACCAGCAAAATCATCAAGCCAGCCAGAACGGATAGATACTCCAGTTTTTTAATCATGGCAGCGCTCCTTTCAATACGGAATCGTTAGCTTTCTCAGACCGGGTTAGCAGCGACAACATTAACGAATTACTCGCCGTGATATCCTTGCCACATCCAGAGCAGGGTGTCGGCCAGCGTCTGTTCGAAGACCTTGCGGTCGCAGTGCCGGGTCCCCTTGCTGAAGACGTAGCGATAATCGTAACCCTTGGCCTTGAGGGCCTCAGCCGTCCGTTCGTTGGCCATCACCCAGTTGTGGTACGTCTCTTCCGGATCGTCGGCCCGGTTGTCGTTTTCCGCCACGTGGGTGAAGATCCGTAGCGGCTTGGGGTCGCTGTTATCAATCAGCTTCATGCTCGAATGATATTCCCACGCACCCAGGGGATACTCTGCTTCCTGGGGTGCGTCGTCGTCCTGCTGATCGACGAAGGTACCGGAATAGGTAATCAGGCGGCGGAACAGATCGGGTCGGAACCAGCCCATCGTCAACGCAGCCGCACCGCCGGAACTGCAGCCCATCGTGGCCTTCCCCCAGGGATTATTGGTGAACGCGATGTGCGGATACGCGGCGCGGATCTGTTTGTTATTCAGCACGGCCGACAGGACTTCGTCATTGATAAACCGGGCGTAACGATCGGACATCGTATCGTACTCCAGGCCGCGTTCGCTCCCTTTACCGTCGTTACCGCCATTCTGGACTGCAATCACAATAAACGCCGGCAGCCGCTGTGCTGGATCTTTCGATATCGTCAGATTGTCCAGGGCATTACAGACCAGGTCCATCCGGCTCGGTCCGTCCTGCATGACCAGAATCGGCGCCTTGGTTCCATCTTTATAGGCTGCGGGAACATAGACAAAGATCTTGCGGGTTTTTCGCACCTCTTTTTTCGGGTCGAGCGTCTCGTCGGTGCCGGGAAAAATTTTACTCTCCGCCAAAGGCATCTTAAACTCGAAGCGCTTCCCCTTGGGATTACCCTTATCAGTGAGTCGGGGATCGATCTTGTAGTTGGGCCCGACAACATAGCTGCCGTTCCCTTTCGTACCCGGCTGCTCAGTATATTTTTCAGCTGCAGCCAAAAATGAAGTCGTCAGCCCACTGACAACAAAGGCGAAAGCAAAACAGATGAGACGCGCGGACAGCCTGGATTGATTGAGCATTATTGATTCCAAGGTTTACAGGGGGAATAGTTTAAATTGAAAGCGATGACTCAAACATGAGCCTACTCGATCTATTGCTGACTTTCAATTTTCGCGCTGGAAATGGCAGGCAGGCCCCTGAAACGTGTATCATTGAAAAGGAATTACGGATGAGGAATCTGACTGACATGTACTATCGAATTTTAACTGCACCGCCGGGATATCCTCCCGATCAGAATTTCATGCTCGTTCAATATCGAAGTCTCGAATATGCTTCCAATTGCGGGGGTGTCAAGAACAGAAACGGCACAGAGTTTTTTGAGACCATCGAGGAAGCGCGACAATATTTACCATTGACTGCCAGGAAGCTGCCTTTCGAACCCGAACACCAGTTCCTGGAACTCTGGGAGGGATGAACGATCATGGGCTTCTTTAGCAGGTTACGCAAATGGTTTCAGCCTGAAGAGTATCACGACCCAGACTTAGGTCGACTGATATCAGTCGGCAGCGGGGACTGGAACGGCTCATGGACGCTGGAACCAGGCGGAAAAGTGGTTCCTTTTTCGATCACAGTCCGACCTGAATCCATTCCCGGCGATCAGCGCACTTTCATGCTGCAAGTAAAAGACCGCTTCATCGAAATCGAACAGGAACTGGCGCGAACCATGTTCCGGGGGATTGATCCCCGCAACGATGGTTCCACCCCCGAGGAAGTCTTCTCCCACATGCAACTCGATACGATCTATTTTGTCCACCTGGAACGATC
This window harbors:
- a CDS encoding dienelactone hydrolase family protein, with the translated sequence MLINLNVSRYFAAICFFICCLFLLYCEQTVQAADQSANITRLSEILPDKPWLERRKEIQRRWLELLGPFPDKVLPLESKLEEVEQKDGLTRYHVSFQTEADDRVTGWLLVPDEAKNKPTPAIICIHSTTWGSGKDATIGLSGRRPVDPPRDPQVGAAYGLTLAQHGFVTLSIDLLTDGERIDPRHRVMDTRPFYQKHPEWSIVGKNTWDIMRSVDFLQTLDFVDHGQIGCTGWSLGGHTALFAAAFDERITATVSNGGVLDWWRQTAAWSRKPSSWTPWRKGIDAPTSSKKLERRFGFKTNSGPYVYIKSFRPYIDDPTRQIPIDFDSLMALVAPRPLLIISTEHEFYRHRFFPKAQQTLEIYANWKDADGLPSVLKARQERRGYAETLEYYGTQHLMKPEKIERQLGEFGAGDCFSWFSFPGGHSFPGVARRMTFAWFDRWLGRTLY
- a CDS encoding SMI1/KNR4 family protein; protein product: MTETEIQELETETGCILPTTYRELLLNYPQRLKELAATLGVEELELLTHNQESLVRMNVDQAEYVRMFFPPHYFVIGENGNGDVYAIDTQSSAVPVYMGGPHPGEYPEDAAGNPLPDADSLQEYIEYVVFLYEEAIQYERELDDTRVYQPPGKLMETLSICLSLLLAPVMLLLLLFSMIIAVPYFLLLELWDKLRPVRK
- a CDS encoding arylsulfatase, whose amino-acid sequence is MSIRALRNLNTNISGGLRFPFASVVFWLMICLLSVPTAVQAAEQQRPNIIFIMADDLGYGDLGCYGQKLIQTPHIDQLAAQGMRFTQAYAGASVCTASRAVLMTGLHNGHTPARDNIPHYPTYLQADDVTIAEVLKKSGYRCGGVGKWSLGDAGTVGQATNQGFDMWFGYLNQDHAHYYFTEYLDDNEGRLELTGNRESRQQYSHDLLTDRALKFIRTSTADPFFLYAAYTVPHFSAKEEDPHGLAVPSTEPYSDRDWDAKSKKYAAMIHRLDRDVGRIMRLVDELQLRERTLIIFTSDNGGHKGVPKRFQTNGPLRGFKRDLTEGGIRVPLIARWPGVIPADTVNEEVIAFQDMLPTFTELAVAPVPKELDGVSLVQTLQGKPLPEKHDFLYWDYGHCRARYDQAVRWKDWKGIRHGQQAAIALYDLKQDLGETTDVAKQHPEVVQRIAQIMETAAVPSERYPIGTRYRGKALWQP
- a CDS encoding DUF1559 domain-containing protein, with protein sequence MYRENSTRQTTLTRHGFTLIELLVVIAIIAILIALLLPAVQQAREAARRSQCKNNLKQIGIALHNYHDVHSVFPPGWVGVVSRQPNVGGESGFSWGTMILPYIDQANLYNQFNFSLAMDVAPNRALLSQRLTVFQCPSDPKPDTFMAEDRNAAQVQMATANYAAVFGSVELDDCYTVSPGTPPLSAQGQCVSNGIFYHNSKVRMRDITDGTSNTLMVGERTTYNDPVEGPWYGTWSGALPLTDDAPARVIGHAEHLPNGGDDPEDFGSFHVGGAHFILGDGHVRFLSENMNQEIFEALGTRAGGEVIGEF
- a CDS encoding sulfatase, encoding MRSPLMFLLIAVCYVLTGLVSQAAEQQPPNIVLILADDLGYGDLACYGNKQVQTPHIDRLAAGGLKFTDFHSAGAMCTPTRAAMLTGQYQQRFGTEFEGALSGKADRDIGLPHQALTMAELLKQRGYATACFGKWHLGYQPPWLPTSQGFDVFRGLASGDGDHHTHVDRSGNEDWWHNNAIQMEKGYTADLLSRYSVEFIEANRERPFFLYVPHLAIHFPWQGPNDPPHRQAGQSYHADKWGIIPEPGNVSPHTRAMIESLDQSVGQIMAALQRLQLEKNTLVIFSSDNGGYLNYGKQFQHISSNGPLRGQKGTLYEGGHRVPCLMSWPGTIRPGVTDQTAHSIDLLPTFASIAGIPDVDYQTDGVDLAPLWQGKQKLADRSLFWRMGNRSAVRSGKWKLCVTNQRRELFNLETDLGEQQNQAVAHPEIVNKLNQALKGWEADVDTSAQKLKH
- a CDS encoding DUF1559 domain-containing protein — encoded protein: MTNSPLRKKIGYTVLILLVLVVAFDQFLRYCQSRLEPYNGDPPLKNTMKMLGLAFHNFQEQHGSLPGNIRDASTGQNLLSWRVLLPEEVGETLPGYQNSEPWDAPDNRELTGFLPDLYQHAGNGWPVTLSDQRVAGLTSALGVKNPSGNWNGTDPDSEPVLYINNKAVLCIGVAAAERVPWTKPVDYSISEVIEQLQQDQGSTSPTILFALFADGYVIPPPFTWKLNEPE